A window of Natrinema versiforme contains these coding sequences:
- a CDS encoding UPF0058 family protein yields the protein MKKQELIHLHGLLAEVSNQCAEWNDCQIDLEKYESKGIRPTSIHKSKTDHKAAVFAIAEGITTNMREEEQEAVAATAD from the coding sequence ATGAAGAAACAGGAGCTCATTCACCTTCACGGCCTTCTGGCGGAGGTATCGAACCAGTGTGCAGAGTGGAACGACTGTCAGATCGACCTCGAGAAGTACGAGTCGAAGGGGATCCGGCCGACATCGATTCACAAGTCGAAGACTGATCACAAAGCCGCTGTTTTTGCGATCGCCGAGGGAATTACGACGAACATGCGGGAAGAGGAGCAGGAAGCAGTCGCCGCCACTGCGGACTGA
- a CDS encoding transcription initiation factor IIB family protein, with the protein MTDTSIRTYTNERETETEEETTAVSDEQEHCPECGGRLVSDDEHAETVCADCGLVVEEDEIDRGPEWRAFDAAEKDEKSRVGAPTTNMMHDQGLSTNIGWQDKDAYGRSLSSRQRQKMQRLRTWNERFRTRDSKERNLKQALGEIDRMASALGLPENVRETASVIYRRALEEDLLPGRSIEGVATASLYAAARQAGTPRSLDEISAVSRVEKMELTRTYRYIIRELGLEVKPADPEHYVPRFVSDLDLSDETERMARELLESARQEGVHSGKSPVGLAAAAVYAAALLTNEKVTQNEVSEVASISEVTIRNRYKELLEASDTAAPA; encoded by the coding sequence ATGACAGACACCAGCATCCGAACCTATACGAACGAGCGAGAGACCGAGACGGAGGAGGAGACCACGGCGGTATCCGACGAGCAGGAACACTGTCCGGAGTGTGGCGGTCGGCTGGTCTCCGACGACGAGCACGCCGAGACCGTCTGTGCTGACTGCGGACTCGTCGTCGAGGAAGACGAGATCGATCGCGGCCCCGAATGGCGAGCCTTCGACGCCGCCGAGAAAGACGAGAAGTCCCGCGTCGGTGCGCCCACGACGAACATGATGCACGACCAGGGCCTCTCGACGAACATCGGCTGGCAGGACAAGGACGCCTACGGCCGCTCGCTCTCGAGTCGCCAGCGCCAGAAGATGCAGCGTCTCCGCACGTGGAACGAGCGCTTCCGCACCCGCGACTCCAAGGAGCGCAACCTCAAGCAGGCGCTCGGCGAGATCGACCGAATGGCGAGCGCGCTCGGCCTTCCCGAGAACGTCCGCGAGACCGCATCGGTCATCTACCGCCGCGCGCTCGAGGAGGACCTGCTGCCGGGCCGATCGATCGAAGGCGTCGCGACCGCGTCGCTGTACGCCGCCGCCCGTCAGGCCGGCACGCCGCGCAGCCTCGACGAGATCTCGGCGGTTTCCCGCGTCGAGAAGATGGAGCTGACCCGCACGTACCGCTACATCATTCGGGAACTCGGCCTCGAGGTCAAGCCGGCCGACCCCGAACACTACGTGCCGCGGTTCGTCAGCGACCTCGATCTCTCGGACGAGACCGAGCGCATGGCCCGCGAACTGCTCGAGTCGGCCCGCCAGGAGGGCGTCCACAGCGGCAAGTCGCCGGTCGGCCTCGCGGCCGCCGCGGTCTACGCCGCCGCGCTCCTGACCAACGAGAAGGTCACCCAAAACGAGGTCAGCGAAGTCGCGAGCATCTCCGAAGTAACCATCCGCAACCGGTACAAGGAACTGCTCGAGGCCTCGGACACTGCCGCGCCCGCCTAA
- a CDS encoding COG1361 S-layer family protein yields the protein MTRRRTVALVLAAVTVVGFVAPFGAAGALAQQASGELTRGEPDLDLVDSNPDVTPGTEATLEVDIKNDGDLHTGSRADRVLTARGVTAEIDDAGPFESASGEVAVGPIQDGAIATAPLAIEVPEDVDPGTYEIEVDVKYSYTNRVSDASGSQQRLTKTESLEYRVTVPDEPRFTVSNVVTDVSPGSSGDVTMEIENTGAEPANHTRVSVTGFGGVTIDGGTSQNAIGDLAPNESTTTTVEATMAESTGAVNKPIEVAFTYEDGSGIDRTADSVRTALSPTAEQSFSVRNLEETLSVGYEGRVTGEVVNDGPRPVDDAVLVIEPMSDSLFVEDTRYALPELKQGEAATFAYSTDVSGQADAGARQLRFTVEYTGSGDTTLQDGPISERVVVDERTDEFSLSDDGVSVRQGDSGDLVLEITNERPETLSNIDARLYTDSPLDAPDDEAFVDELEPGESAEIPFEVSASEDASVETHPVELDFEYDTARGETVLSDVYQYPIEVEAGGDDGSGFPSAIVGILAALAVSGIGVGLWWRQH from the coding sequence GTGACCCGCCGTCGGACCGTCGCCCTCGTCCTCGCAGCCGTCACCGTCGTCGGGTTCGTAGCCCCCTTCGGTGCCGCGGGGGCGCTGGCACAGCAGGCCAGCGGCGAGTTGACCCGCGGCGAACCGGACCTCGATCTCGTCGATTCGAACCCGGACGTGACGCCGGGGACCGAAGCTACGCTCGAGGTAGACATCAAGAACGACGGCGACCTTCATACCGGATCCCGGGCCGATAGGGTGCTCACGGCTCGTGGCGTGACCGCCGAAATCGACGATGCCGGTCCCTTCGAGTCGGCCTCGGGCGAAGTGGCGGTCGGCCCGATTCAGGATGGTGCGATCGCGACGGCACCACTCGCGATCGAAGTGCCCGAAGACGTCGACCCGGGAACGTACGAGATCGAAGTCGACGTCAAGTACTCCTATACGAACCGCGTCTCGGACGCCTCGGGCTCCCAGCAGCGACTCACGAAGACCGAGTCCCTCGAGTATCGAGTGACGGTTCCGGACGAACCGCGCTTTACTGTTTCGAACGTCGTAACCGATGTCTCGCCCGGTTCGAGCGGGGACGTGACGATGGAAATCGAAAACACGGGAGCCGAACCCGCGAATCACACGCGGGTATCCGTCACCGGCTTCGGTGGCGTGACGATCGACGGGGGAACGAGCCAGAACGCCATCGGCGACCTCGCACCCAACGAGTCGACGACGACGACCGTCGAGGCGACGATGGCCGAATCGACCGGCGCGGTGAACAAACCCATCGAGGTAGCGTTCACCTACGAGGACGGCTCCGGAATCGACCGGACCGCCGACTCCGTGCGAACGGCGCTGTCGCCGACAGCCGAACAATCGTTCTCGGTCCGAAACCTTGAGGAGACCCTCTCGGTCGGATACGAGGGGAGGGTAACCGGCGAAGTCGTCAACGACGGACCGCGACCCGTCGACGACGCAGTGCTGGTCATCGAGCCGATGAGTGACTCGCTGTTCGTCGAGGACACCCGCTACGCGCTCCCCGAACTGAAACAGGGAGAAGCCGCGACGTTCGCCTACTCGACGGACGTCAGCGGGCAGGCCGATGCTGGTGCCCGGCAACTCCGCTTTACCGTCGAGTACACCGGGAGCGGAGACACGACCCTGCAGGACGGTCCGATCTCCGAACGAGTCGTGGTCGACGAACGAACCGATGAGTTCTCGCTCAGCGACGACGGGGTGTCGGTCCGGCAGGGCGACTCGGGTGACCTCGTCCTCGAGATCACGAACGAGCGCCCGGAGACGCTGTCGAACATCGACGCGAGACTCTACACCGATAGTCCGCTCGACGCGCCCGACGACGAGGCGTTCGTCGACGAACTCGAGCCGGGAGAGTCGGCCGAAATTCCCTTCGAGGTCTCGGCGTCGGAAGACGCGAGCGTCGAAACCCACCCCGTAGAGCTCGACTTCGAGTACGACACCGCACGCGGCGAGACGGTCCTCTCGGATGTCTACCAGTACCCGATCGAGGTCGAAGCCGGCGGCGATGACGGTAGCGGGTTCCCGTCGGCTATCGTCGGGATACTCGCTGCTCTCGCCGTGAGCGGTATCGGAGTCGGCCTCTGGTGGCGACAGCACTGA
- a CDS encoding CopG family ribbon-helix-helix protein, with amino-acid sequence MRTSFNIPDEVVEEFDRVWTEQGIENRSRAVREAMLEYIESHTRLEETTGEVVALVAFDYRHHEVIQELHAVQHGYQDVILNTSHTHQGEWCLESLFCRGSAERVHELTYRLRDFDGVRRVKVMVIRDSGL; translated from the coding sequence GTGCGAACGAGTTTCAACATCCCAGACGAGGTAGTCGAGGAGTTCGATCGGGTGTGGACGGAACAGGGAATCGAAAATCGGTCGCGGGCCGTCCGAGAGGCGATGCTGGAGTATATCGAATCCCATACTCGCCTCGAAGAGACAACTGGCGAGGTCGTTGCCCTCGTCGCTTTCGATTATCGACACCACGAAGTGATACAGGAACTCCACGCCGTCCAGCACGGGTATCAGGACGTGATTCTCAATACGAGTCATACTCACCAAGGCGAGTGGTGTCTCGAGTCACTATTCTGCCGAGGCTCTGCCGAGCGGGTCCATGAACTGACGTACCGTCTCCGTGATTTCGATGGTGTGCGCCGCGTGAAGGTGATGGTCATCCGTGATAGTGGGTTGTAA
- a CDS encoding DUF357 domain-containing protein, giving the protein MGADLEEKTNRYGELLAAALEEASIAPPEGTPMAEAAADCYEMAASYLEDGNHFREQDDLVNALASFSYGHAWLDAGARVGLFDVPTEGHLFTVE; this is encoded by the coding sequence ATGGGCGCTGATCTCGAGGAGAAAACGAACCGGTACGGCGAGTTGCTCGCGGCGGCACTCGAGGAGGCGTCGATCGCGCCGCCCGAGGGGACCCCGATGGCCGAGGCGGCTGCCGACTGCTACGAGATGGCCGCGTCCTATCTCGAGGACGGCAATCACTTTCGAGAGCAGGATGACCTCGTCAACGCGCTGGCATCGTTTTCGTACGGGCACGCGTGGCTCGACGCCGGTGCCCGCGTCGGATTGTTCGATGTCCCGACGGAGGGTCACCTCTTCACCGTCGAGTAG
- a CDS encoding BGTF surface domain-containing protein, whose translation MNNDTDNIAQELEVYAAGDVDSEFDDVGDVTAFNGIDSDDYVVVTDTEGLETNEYYLDYEFTEDTGSIHGGTLSGDEIRFDIAVQDLSTSFDDDSVANTEGTNAETELEIDSKIRADFTANVSADGLDAEELWSIFGDDGAATTDDDLSTYGSDSNVNYVDTEEDVIVLDARGDFTANFSEIDAGDYQFDVEASDTSASDNATITVTDDDTDRSFTEGTFVEERGSLANITIDMDNTDEAALQIGEYDDVAYEAGLIIDASDYDGDEVTVQVNTHKAGNGTTFSDEDEYYTAPGNDDVDVNLQYINVSENTVYSGDFSADALNKPLATGDYELIIGDSWNTTNSAVPEVVNSQDSAYLTLEDRQPAGDIATHTAPADASMDDLEDYEDATVTETELFAEDDHMLVTLDDFGATGFLDSVDSSNVSSDFADANMTLEIEEADPRANQDAQVWNSSPTTGDNNLTMEFVNAGDYEGDQLILLVTAADGDFNYDSKDYDVSFQITEDNVYVEDEDAETNHETTFTLEERDLEWDDSAAEVNAVNNATAQGSTNLAPGTEISTRAAASGTFVENDDPAVELVDGERTFESTFNFGDYDAGTEFTLEANNNDGSKVSDEIDSVLIEGTEAQPFNYDVTFDPAEPAVGDNVSVTIDVENSNDRTASENVHFDFDGETVIDEEVELEAGGSTTLEATLLENAEKGDYDYELITDDESNDSGTLTVGDEGDGSDGSDGSDGSDGSDGSDGSDGSDGSDGSDGSDDGDDDGTPGFGVGVALVALLGAAMLALRRQN comes from the coding sequence GTGAATAACGACACGGACAACATCGCACAAGAACTCGAAGTCTACGCCGCAGGTGACGTTGACAGCGAGTTCGATGATGTCGGTGACGTTACTGCTTTCAATGGTATCGACAGTGACGATTATGTCGTCGTGACTGACACTGAAGGCCTCGAAACGAACGAATACTACCTCGATTACGAGTTTACCGAGGACACTGGGAGTATCCACGGTGGCACTCTCAGCGGTGACGAGATCCGATTCGACATCGCAGTGCAGGATCTCAGCACCTCGTTCGACGATGACTCGGTAGCAAACACCGAGGGTACGAACGCAGAGACCGAACTCGAGATCGACTCGAAGATCCGCGCAGACTTCACCGCGAACGTCAGCGCTGACGGTCTCGATGCTGAAGAACTCTGGTCGATCTTCGGTGACGACGGTGCGGCCACTACCGACGACGATCTCAGTACCTACGGCTCCGACTCGAACGTCAACTACGTTGACACCGAGGAGGACGTGATCGTTCTCGATGCTCGTGGTGACTTCACCGCGAACTTCTCGGAGATCGACGCCGGTGACTACCAGTTCGATGTCGAAGCCAGCGACACCAGCGCTTCCGACAACGCAACGATCACCGTCACCGACGACGACACTGACCGCTCGTTCACCGAAGGTACCTTCGTTGAAGAGCGAGGCAGTCTCGCGAACATCACCATCGATATGGACAACACCGACGAGGCAGCACTCCAGATCGGTGAATACGATGATGTTGCATACGAAGCTGGCCTGATCATCGACGCGTCGGACTACGACGGTGACGAGGTCACTGTCCAAGTCAACACGCACAAGGCCGGTAACGGTACCACCTTCAGCGATGAAGATGAATACTACACCGCACCTGGCAACGATGATGTCGATGTCAACCTTCAGTACATCAACGTCAGCGAGAACACGGTCTACAGTGGCGACTTCAGTGCTGACGCACTCAACAAGCCGCTCGCAACTGGAGACTACGAACTCATCATCGGTGACTCGTGGAACACCACCAACTCGGCCGTTCCCGAAGTCGTCAACAGTCAGGACTCCGCATACCTGACGCTCGAGGACCGCCAGCCAGCCGGCGACATCGCCACGCACACGGCGCCCGCCGACGCTAGCATGGACGACCTCGAGGACTACGAAGACGCAACCGTCACTGAGACGGAACTGTTCGCCGAGGACGACCACATGCTGGTCACCCTCGATGACTTCGGTGCAACCGGCTTCCTTGACTCGGTTGACTCCTCGAACGTCAGCAGCGACTTCGCTGACGCGAACATGACCCTCGAGATCGAAGAGGCAGACCCGCGCGCCAACCAGGATGCGCAGGTCTGGAACTCCAGCCCGACGACTGGCGACAACAACCTCACGATGGAATTCGTCAACGCGGGCGACTACGAGGGCGATCAGCTGATCCTCCTCGTCACCGCCGCTGACGGCGACTTCAACTACGACAGCAAGGACTACGACGTCTCCTTCCAGATCACTGAGGACAACGTCTACGTCGAAGACGAAGACGCCGAAACTAACCACGAAACCACGTTCACCCTCGAGGAACGCGACCTTGAGTGGGACGACAGCGCTGCAGAAGTCAACGCAGTCAACAACGCAACCGCACAGGGCTCGACCAACCTCGCGCCCGGTACGGAAATCAGTACGCGTGCAGCGGCCTCGGGTACGTTCGTCGAAAATGACGATCCCGCTGTCGAACTCGTCGACGGCGAGCGGACCTTCGAGTCCACCTTCAACTTCGGTGACTACGACGCTGGCACCGAGTTCACCCTCGAAGCCAACAACAACGACGGCAGCAAGGTCTCTGACGAGATCGACTCCGTCCTCATCGAGGGGACTGAAGCTCAGCCGTTCAACTACGACGTCACGTTCGACCCCGCCGAGCCCGCAGTCGGCGACAACGTCTCCGTGACGATCGACGTCGAAAACTCCAACGACCGCACGGCCTCCGAGAACGTCCACTTCGACTTTGACGGCGAGACCGTCATCGACGAAGAGGTCGAACTCGAAGCTGGCGGCTCCACCACGCTCGAAGCGACCCTCCTCGAGAACGCTGAGAAGGGCGACTACGACTACGAGCTCATCACGGACGATGAGTCGAACGACTCTGGCACGCTGACTGTCGGTGACGAAGGCGACGGTTCCGACGGCTCCGACGGCTCCGACGGCTCCGACGGATCTGACGGCTCCGACGGTTCCGACGGCTCCGACGGATCTGACGGCTCCGACGGCTCCGATGACGGCGACGACGACGGTACGCCCGGCTTCGGTGTCGGCGTCGCCCTCGTCGCGCTGCTCGGCGCTGCCATGCTGGCACTCCGCCGCCAGAACTAA
- a CDS encoding FAD-dependent oxidoreductase: MSDQPRVEIYTKTDCPYCEKAKDLFDSKGIEYETYNVTDDDDLFEEMVERADGRKTAPEVFIDDELIGGWDDTSALNETGELDEKLGIATDDDDEVVEHRKLIIAGTGIGGLTAAIYAGRSNNEPLVIEGDEPGGQLTLTTDVANYPGFPEGIGGPELVNNMKEQAKQFGADLKNGIIESVERVEQSSTANQNASRSGDDSSRPFRVEMKDGDVYTADAVIAASGASARTLEIPGEDELMGYGLSTCATCDGAFFRGEDMLVVGGGDAAMEEATFLTKFADTVYIAHRREEFRAEDYWVDRVEEKVEDGDIEIMKNTELIEIHGSQEEGVDHVTLVENDKGHPTDRLEDPETEEFDFDVGAVFFAIGHTPNTDYLEGTDVKMDADGYLKTKGGEGGGQTETHVPGIFGAGDVVDYHYQQAVTAAGMGSKAALDADEYLEDLERADSSIEEVEPAAADD; this comes from the coding sequence ATGAGCGACCAGCCACGCGTCGAGATTTATACGAAGACTGACTGCCCGTATTGCGAGAAGGCCAAGGACCTCTTCGACAGCAAGGGAATCGAGTACGAGACGTACAACGTCACCGACGACGACGATCTCTTCGAGGAGATGGTCGAGCGTGCGGACGGCCGAAAGACCGCCCCCGAAGTATTCATCGACGACGAACTGATCGGCGGCTGGGACGACACCAGCGCGCTCAACGAGACCGGCGAACTCGACGAGAAACTCGGCATCGCGACCGACGACGATGACGAGGTCGTCGAACACCGCAAACTCATCATCGCCGGCACCGGCATCGGCGGGCTAACCGCCGCGATCTACGCCGGCCGCTCGAACAACGAGCCACTGGTCATCGAGGGCGACGAACCCGGCGGCCAGCTCACCCTGACCACCGACGTCGCCAACTACCCCGGCTTCCCCGAGGGTATCGGCGGCCCGGAACTGGTCAACAACATGAAAGAGCAGGCCAAACAGTTCGGCGCCGACCTGAAAAACGGCATCATCGAGTCCGTCGAGCGCGTCGAGCAAAGCTCGACTGCAAACCAGAACGCGTCGCGTTCTGGTGACGACTCGAGCCGTCCCTTCCGCGTCGAGATGAAAGACGGCGACGTCTACACCGCCGACGCCGTCATCGCCGCCTCGGGTGCCAGCGCCCGCACGCTCGAGATTCCCGGCGAGGACGAACTCATGGGCTACGGCCTCTCGACGTGTGCGACCTGTGACGGCGCGTTCTTCCGCGGCGAGGACATGCTCGTCGTCGGCGGCGGCGACGCCGCCATGGAGGAGGCCACCTTCCTCACGAAGTTCGCCGACACCGTCTACATCGCCCACCGCCGCGAGGAGTTCCGCGCGGAGGACTACTGGGTCGACCGCGTCGAGGAGAAGGTCGAAGACGGCGACATCGAGATCATGAAAAACACCGAACTGATCGAGATCCACGGCTCCCAAGAGGAGGGCGTCGACCACGTCACCCTCGTTGAAAACGACAAGGGCCACCCCACCGACCGCCTCGAGGACCCCGAAACCGAGGAGTTCGACTTCGACGTGGGAGCCGTCTTCTTCGCCATCGGCCACACGCCCAACACCGACTACCTCGAGGGCACCGACGTGAAGATGGACGCCGATGGCTACCTGAAGACCAAAGGCGGCGAGGGCGGCGGCCAGACCGAAACCCACGTCCCCGGCATCTTCGGTGCCGGCGACGTCGTCGACTACCACTACCAGCAGGCCGTCACCGCCGCCGGCATGGGCTCGAAGGCCGCACTGGATGCGGACGAGTACCTCGAGGACCTCGAGCGAGCCGACTCGAGCATCGAAGAGGTCGAACCGGCCGCGGCGGACGACTGA
- a CDS encoding RND family transporter, translating to MPDIDEIRDRDDAAVSDRSLPDRLNTAITDHPLRVVLAFAVVTVLFVGGIGGGEQQAGTDQFTEGIEEQQALEDMQDDFAREGREGGGSTASLFIEERNTLSKQSLLRMLEFQERAENDAGLRVESSTSPASLVAQQLDPEADTPETQRRAIERASQRQLEGAIADADEAAGLPVSTDFTRESAQADVAQIAVTYDTPPNADTDDTAELQSETAALANDIDGYETGENVEVFGSAIIEEEMLQLLGDTAIVVFPAALVLILFFLIVAYRDPIDLALGLAALMMTMLWTFGFMGYAGIPFSDMMITVFPLLLAVGIDFGIHIINRYREERATGAAIGDAMGITTRQLTGAFLIVTMTTVIGFASNLTSSIGQLRDFGIVAGVGILFTFLIFGVFLPAGKVGLDRLRDGTRFPKFGTSPMGNEDSVLGRILPVGVTLARIAPAIILVSALVFGAAAAGYGTGVDSEFSQEAFFPDEDRLAQYEQFPEPLAPSQYTFMTVLDYLEEDFDQGLVGSVTVYVDDPDVRSAAGLRDIDRALTNPPETFKETDRRAEADSVVGTIEQRKSTDPEFAATVKQTDSDHDGLPNRDIDRVYDELLEEESAQQYVTSDRSSTRIVYQVDSDADQTDATHAAQAVADEMEMDATATGELVVNQAVIDRIGDSAIKSLVVAFLLTAVFLMLSYWWLEGRMVYGVINLVPVLVTVAMLAGSMRLFGIALSPINTPILSISIGLGVDYTVHFMHRFVDEYEAGADVHEALQVTVRGTGGALTGSMLTTVCGLGVLYLALIPMIMEFGLLLALGIFYAYLTSIFLLPSTIVVWDRLERRFGPLGEIQWRESVRSLTGKN from the coding sequence ATGCCCGATATCGATGAGATCCGCGACCGGGACGACGCCGCGGTGAGCGATCGCTCCCTTCCCGATCGTCTCAATACGGCGATCACCGACCACCCGTTGCGGGTCGTCCTCGCCTTTGCCGTCGTTACCGTCCTATTCGTCGGTGGAATCGGCGGCGGCGAGCAACAGGCCGGAACCGACCAGTTCACGGAGGGGATAGAAGAACAGCAGGCCCTCGAGGACATGCAAGACGACTTCGCCCGGGAGGGCCGCGAGGGCGGCGGCTCGACCGCGAGCTTGTTCATCGAGGAACGCAACACCCTCTCGAAGCAGAGCCTCCTCCGGATGCTCGAGTTTCAGGAGCGTGCGGAAAACGATGCGGGGCTCAGGGTCGAGTCGTCGACGAGTCCGGCCTCGCTCGTCGCTCAGCAACTCGATCCGGAGGCGGACACGCCCGAAACGCAGCGACGCGCCATCGAACGCGCCTCTCAGCGGCAGTTAGAAGGGGCTATCGCGGACGCCGACGAGGCCGCCGGGCTGCCGGTGAGTACGGACTTCACCCGTGAGTCGGCACAGGCAGACGTCGCTCAGATCGCGGTCACCTACGATACGCCGCCGAACGCGGACACGGACGACACGGCCGAGCTACAGTCGGAAACGGCCGCGTTAGCCAACGATATCGACGGCTACGAAACGGGCGAGAACGTCGAGGTGTTCGGTAGCGCGATCATCGAAGAGGAGATGCTGCAGTTGCTCGGTGACACCGCGATCGTCGTCTTCCCGGCGGCGCTCGTGTTGATCCTGTTCTTCCTGATCGTCGCCTACCGCGACCCGATCGATCTCGCCCTCGGGCTGGCCGCGCTGATGATGACGATGCTCTGGACGTTCGGGTTCATGGGCTATGCTGGCATTCCGTTCTCGGATATGATGATCACGGTCTTCCCGCTCCTGCTGGCCGTCGGGATCGACTTCGGAATCCACATCATCAACCGCTATCGCGAGGAGCGAGCGACGGGTGCGGCGATCGGCGACGCCATGGGTATCACGACGCGCCAGCTCACGGGTGCGTTCCTGATCGTCACGATGACGACCGTAATCGGCTTCGCCTCGAACCTGACGAGTTCGATAGGTCAGCTCCGTGACTTCGGTATCGTCGCCGGGGTTGGTATCCTGTTTACCTTCCTCATCTTCGGCGTCTTCCTCCCGGCCGGGAAGGTCGGACTGGATCGGCTCCGCGACGGGACTCGATTCCCGAAGTTCGGCACGAGCCCGATGGGGAACGAAGACTCCGTCCTCGGTCGGATCCTTCCGGTTGGGGTAACGCTCGCGCGGATCGCGCCCGCGATCATCCTCGTGAGCGCGCTCGTCTTCGGCGCGGCAGCAGCCGGCTACGGCACGGGCGTCGATTCGGAGTTCTCGCAGGAGGCGTTCTTCCCGGACGAGGATCGGCTCGCCCAGTACGAACAGTTTCCCGAACCGCTCGCACCCAGTCAGTACACGTTCATGACTGTACTCGACTACCTCGAGGAAGACTTCGATCAGGGGCTCGTGGGGTCGGTAACCGTCTATGTTGACGATCCGGACGTGAGATCGGCCGCCGGACTCCGCGACATCGACCGGGCGCTTACCAATCCGCCCGAGACGTTCAAGGAAACCGACCGGCGCGCGGAGGCGGACAGCGTCGTCGGCACGATCGAGCAGCGCAAGTCGACCGACCCCGAGTTCGCGGCAACGGTCAAGCAAACCGACTCGGACCACGATGGGCTTCCAAACCGGGATATCGACCGGGTCTACGACGAACTGCTCGAAGAAGAGTCCGCCCAGCAGTACGTCACGAGCGACCGTAGTTCGACCCGCATCGTGTATCAGGTCGACTCCGACGCTGACCAGACGGACGCGACCCACGCCGCCCAGGCGGTCGCAGACGAGATGGAGATGGACGCGACGGCGACGGGCGAATTGGTAGTCAATCAGGCTGTCATCGACCGCATCGGCGACTCGGCGATCAAGAGTCTGGTCGTCGCGTTCCTCCTCACTGCGGTCTTCCTGATGCTGTCGTACTGGTGGCTCGAGGGGCGGATGGTCTACGGCGTGATCAACCTCGTTCCGGTCCTCGTGACCGTCGCGATGCTGGCGGGCTCGATGCGCCTGTTTGGAATCGCGCTGTCGCCGATCAACACCCCGATCCTGTCGATCTCGATCGGGCTCGGCGTCGACTACACGGTCCACTTCATGCACCGGTTCGTCGACGAATACGAGGCGGGAGCCGACGTCCACGAGGCCCTGCAGGTGACTGTCCGCGGCACCGGCGGTGCCCTGACCGGCAGTATGCTCACTACCGTCTGCGGACTCGGCGTGTTGTACCTCGCGTTGATCCCCATGATCATGGAGTTCGGACTCCTGCTCGCGCTGGGGATCTTCTACGCCTATCTCACGTCGATCTTCCTGCTCCCGTCGACGATCGTCGTCTGGGACCGCCTCGAGCGGCGGTTCGGCCCGCTCGGAGAGATTCAGTGGCGGGAGTCGGTTCGTTCCTTGACAGGGAAGAACTAG
- a CDS encoding TetR/AcrR family transcriptional regulator, which yields MTDGVFEDPANTREEILAATYRCLRKYGYADLTMQKIGNELEQSPSLVYHHYENKDALVIACLEYLLEHFEDELGRGRVDDPRDRLEEMLDWWFATDVDDDWHAFLTTVLELRAQAVHDPDYREHFTRSDRVFKQSLAAALRTGIDAGLFQECDPDAVAETLQTILIGAVLRRSSTDADAWLEEVHSELERYLESRVYKN from the coding sequence GTGACTGACGGCGTGTTCGAGGATCCGGCGAATACGCGCGAAGAAATCCTGGCCGCCACCTATCGCTGTCTTAGAAAATACGGCTACGCCGATCTGACGATGCAGAAGATCGGCAACGAACTCGAGCAGAGTCCGTCGCTGGTCTATCACCACTACGAGAACAAGGACGCGCTAGTGATCGCGTGTCTCGAGTACCTACTCGAGCACTTCGAGGACGAGCTTGGTCGCGGACGGGTCGACGATCCGCGGGACCGACTCGAGGAGATGCTCGACTGGTGGTTCGCAACGGATGTCGACGACGACTGGCACGCGTTCCTGACGACGGTCCTCGAACTCCGAGCGCAGGCGGTTCACGATCCGGACTACCGAGAGCACTTCACCCGAAGCGACCGCGTGTTCAAACAGTCGCTCGCGGCGGCCCTCCGCACGGGGATCGATGCCGGGCTCTTTCAAGAGTGCGATCCGGACGCCGTCGCCGAGACCCTCCAAACGATACTCATCGGCGCGGTCCTTCGGCGCTCGAGTACCGATGCCGATGCGTGGCTTGAGGAAGTCCACAGTGAACTGGAGCGGTATCTCGAGTCGCGCGTGTACAAGAACTAA